A window of Fundulus heteroclitus isolate FHET01 chromosome 15, MU-UCD_Fhet_4.1, whole genome shotgun sequence contains these coding sequences:
- the si:dkey-17e16.9 gene encoding hydroperoxide isomerase ALOXE3 — MAEYKLKVTTGDMKHAGTRDNIYIILFGAEGQSERAKLDNSGIDFKAGKTRMYTVNTGSSLGKLLLVKVEKDPFFIFPEDEWYCSTIEVTTPEGDAVVFPCYRWISRGEFVELRGGKAMTVFEEEHSLLIEHRKKELELKKSSYRWEIADEKLPHSCHFKEISELPAEIRYSLSKSKEVQHTKRRIASELTFKGVAGSQKKWKDIDDMKKIFRSKKTTLSEYVSQHWKEDDFFGFQFLNATNPNVIKRCSKLPSNFPVTEEMVKPFLETGTSLEREMENGNIFLCDQRIMDEIPARVKDGNPLYATAGLCLFYQNPKKKLIPIAIQLHQQPSEQNPIFLPSDSETDWLLAKLFIRSSDQIEHQAVHHLMNTHYLAEVFAVATLRCFPTIHPLYKLLIPHFRYTLHINIVGRETLLGPGGALSESSLGVEGLTELMRRALSQMTYGSLCLPEDIAARGLESIPNFYYRDDALKLWKYINSFVEAVVEHYYTSDSNVCKDSELQEWINEIFTHGFLKNKLSGFPSCFNTMEEVVKFITMVIFRVSAQHAAVNNGQYDYNSWMPNGSLLLCKPPPTTKGQSSMQTVLDVLPDVGDTVKIVSTIWILSDKYTDVVPLGTYPEEHFDEPALKQMIKEFQAELNYLSEEIALRNSQLEVPYPYLDPALIENSVTI, encoded by the exons ATGGCTGAATACAAGCTGAAAGTGACAACTGGCGACATGAAGCACGCAGGGACCAGAGACAACATCTACATCATCTTGTTTGGAGCAGAAGGGCAAAGTGAGCGAGCAAAGCTGGACAATTCTGGGATCGACTTTAAAGCTGGGAAG ACAAGGATGTACACTGTCAATACTGGCTCCTCTCTGGGGAAACTTCTGCTGGTCAAAGTGGAGAAAGATCCCTTTTTCATCTTCCCAGAAGACGAGTGGTACTGCTCCACGATAGAAGTGACGACTCCGGAAGGAGACGCCGTTGTTTTCCCCTGTTATAGATGGATTTCCAGGGGGGAATTTGTGGAGCTCAGGGGAGGAAAAG CCATGACGGTTTTTGAGGAGGAACATTCCCTGCTGATTGAGCACCGAAAAAAAGAACTTGAACTTAAAAAGAGTTCATACCG ATGGGAGATTGCTGATGAAAAGTTGCCACACTCCTGTCACTTTAAAGAAATATCTGAGCTCCCTGCAGAAATTCGCTACTCTTTGTCCAAATCAAAAGAGGTTCAGCACACAAAAAGAAGGAT TGCCTCTGAGCTGACATTTAAAGGAGTGGCAGGATcccaaaaaaaatggaaagacatTGATGACATGAAAAAGATCTTCAGGTCCAAAAAGACGACACTATCAG AGTATGTTTCCCAGCACTGGAAGGAAGATGACTTTTTTGGATTCCaatttttaaatgcaacaaaccCCAATGTGATCAAGCGCTGCTCCAAACTTCCGTCAAACTTTCCAGTGACGGAGGAGATGGTTAAACCTTTTCTGGAAACTGGAACCAGCCTGGAGAGGGAAATGGAG AATGGCAATATATTCCTGTGTGACCAGAGGATAATGGATGAAATCCCAGCCAGAGTGAAGGATGGAAATCCTCTGTATGCGACTGCTGGTTTGTGCTTGTTCTACCAGAACCCCAAGAAAAAACTGATTCCAATTGCAATACAG ctgcaccaacaacccTCTGAGCAGAACCCCATCTTTCTGCCAAGTGACTCGGAGACGGACTGGCTTCTGGCCAAGCTGTTCATCAGAAGTTCAGACCAGATCGAACACCAGGCAGTCCATCACCTCATGAACACTCACTATCTGGCAGAAGTCTTTGCTGTTGCTACTCTCCGCTGCTTCCCTACCATTCATCCCCTCTACAAG CTGCTGATCCCACATTTCCGTTACACTCTGCACATAAACATTGTGGGCCGGGAAACTCTTCTTGGACCTGGCGGCGCTTTGAGTGAG AGTTCACTTGGCGTGGAGGGGCTGACGGAGCTGATGAGAAGAGCTCTGTCTCAGATGACCTACGGCTCTCTCTGTCTGCCTGAGGACATCGCTGCACGAGGACTGGAGTCCATCCCCAACTTCTACTACAGGGACGACGCTTTGAAGCTGTGGAAGTACATCAACAG CTTTGTGGAGGCTGTGGTGGAGCACTACTATACCTCGGACAGCAACGTGTGCAAAGACTCTGAGCTGCAAGAATGGATCAATGAGATATTCACACACGGTTTCCTAAAAAACAAACTGTCAG GTTTTCCATCATGCTTCAATACTATGGAGGAGGTGGTCAAGTTCATCACCATGGTGATCTTCAGAGTGTCAGCACAACATGCTGCTGTTAATAATGGACAG TACGACTACAACTCTTGGATGCCCAATGGCTCCCTCCTCTTATGTAAACCTCCTCCGACCACTAAGGGGCAGTCCAGCATGCAGACCGTTCTAGACGTTCTCCCAGATGTTGGAGACACAGTCAAGATTGTGTCAACTATTTGGATCCTCTCAGACAAGTACACTGACGTG GTTCCCTTGGGCACATACCCTGAGGAACATTTTGACGAGCCTGCCCTGAAACAGATGATTAAGGAGTTTCAAGCTGAGTTGAACTACCTGAGTGAAGAAATTGCATTGAGAAATTCTCAGCTTGAAGTACCTTACCCTTATCTGGACCCTGCCCTGATAGAGAACAGTGTGACCATTTAA
- the LOC118566161 gene encoding polyunsaturated fatty acid lipoxygenase ALOX15B-like, which translates to MAEYKLKVTTGAMKHAGTIDHIYVILFGTEGQSERTVLNNLGIDFKTGKTGVYMVKTSSSLGKLLLVKVEKDPFFIFPEDEWYCSKIEVTTPEGDNLVFSCYRWISRGELVELRGGKAIKSLEEEHSLLIDHRKKELELKKSSYRWESTDDGLMHFSHFKDISELLAEVRFSLSKSEEFKCTQKMISTELLLKGLAKPGKRWQSIEEMRKIFTFKKTIMSEYVSQHWKEDDFFGFQFLNATNPNVIKRCSELPPNFPVTDEMVKPFLETGTSLEREMEKGNVFLCDQRIMDGIPTRVKEGNPLYSTAGLCLFYVNPEQHLKPVAIQLHQQPSEQNPIFLPSDSETDWLLAKLFIRSSDQIEHQAVHHLMNTHYLAEVFAVATLRCFPTIHPLYKLLIPHFRYTLHINILGRKLLLGPGGALSESSLGVEGLTELMRRALSQMTYGSLCLPEDIAARGLESIPNFYYRNDALKLWKYINSFATGMVEHYYPSDSDVLDDAELQEWINEIFTHGFLRNKQSGFPSCFNTTEELAKFITMVIFRVSAQHAAVNAGQYDYNSWMPNGSLLLCQPPPATKGKTSMQTILEVLPNVEETVKIVSTVRILSEKYTDVVLLGDFPEEHFDELVPKQIIKAFQADLSYMREEIAARNSHLEVPYTYLNPAVIENSVAI; encoded by the exons ATGGCTGAATACAAGCTCAAGGTGACAACAGGTGCCATGAAGCATGCAGGGACGATAGATCACATCTATGTCATCTTGTTTGGAACCGAAGGGCAGAGCGAGCGCACAGTGTTGAACAACTTGGGGATTGACTTTAAAACTGGAAAG ACTGGTGTGTACATGGTCAAAACCAGCTCGTCTCTGGGGAAACTTCTGCTTGTCAAGGTGGAGAAGGATCCTTTTTTCATCTTCCCAGAAGACGAGTGGTACTGCTCCAAAATAGAAGTGACGACTCCAGAGGGCGACAACCTTGTTTTCTCCTGTTATAGATGGATTTCCAGGGGTGAACTTGTGGAGCTCAGGGGAGGGAAAG cAATAAAGAGTTTGGAGGAGGAACATTCTCTGCTGATTgaccacagaaaaaaagaactggaacTCAAAAAGAGCTCGTACCG atgGGAGAGTACAGATGATGGGTTGATGCATTTCAGTCACTTCAAAGATATATCTGAGCTGCTTGCAGAGGTTCGGTTTTCCTTATCAAAATCAGAAGAATTCAAGTGCACACAAAAGATGAT TTCTACTGAACTGCTGTTAAAGGGACTGGCCAAACCTGGTAAAAGATGGCAAAGCATTGaggaaatgagaaaaatctTCACGTTTAAAAAGACCATCATGTCAG AGTATGTTTCCCAGCACTGGAAGGAAGATGACTTTTTTGGATTccagtttttaaatgcaacaaaccCCAATGTGATCAAGCGCTGCTCCGAACTTCCCCCAAACTTTCCAGTGACGGATGAGATGGTTAAACCTTTTCTGGAAACTGGAACCAGCCTGGAGAGGGAAATGGAG AAAGGCAACGTATTCCTGTGTGACCAGAGAATAATGGATGGAATCCCAACCAGAGTGAAGGAAGGAAATCCTCTGTATTCGACTGCTGGTTTGTGCTTGTTCTACGTGAACCCTGAACAACATCTGAAGCCGGTTGCAATACAG ctgcaccaacaacccTCTGAGCAGAACCCCATCTTTCTGCCAAGTGACTCGGAGACGGACTGGCTTCTGGCCAAGCTGTTCATCAGAAGTTCAGACCAGATCGAACACCAGGCCGTCCATCACCTCATGAACACTCACTATCTGGCAGAAGTCTTTGCTGTTGCTACTCTCCGCTGCTTCCCTACCATTCATCCCCTCTATAAG CTGCTGATTCCACACTTCCGCTACACTCTGCACATAAACATCCTCGGCCGTAAACTTCTTCTTGGACCTGGTGGGGCCTTAAGTGAG AGTTCTCTTGGAGTGGAGGGGCTGACGGAGCTGATGAGAAGAGCTCTGTCTCAGATGACCTACGGCTCTCTCTGTCTGCCTGAGGACATCGCTGCACGAGGACTGGAGTCCATCCCCAACTTCTACTACAGGAACGACGCTTTGAAGCTGTGGAAGTACATCAACAG TTTTGCAACAGGCATGGTGGAGCACTACTATCCCTCGGACAGCGACGTGCTCGACGACGCTGAGCTGCAGGAATGGATCAATGAAATATTCACACATGGGTTCTTAAGAAACAAACAGtcag GTTTTCCATCATGCTTCAATACCACGGAGGAATTGGCCAAGTTCATCACCATGGTGATCTTCAGAGTGTCGGCACAACACGCTGCTGTTAACGCTGGACAG TATGACTACAACTCCTGGATGCCCAATGGATCCCTCCTGCTGTGCCAGCCTCCTCCAGCCACTAAGGGGAAGACCAGCATGCAGACAATTCTGGAGGTTCTCCCAAATGTTGAGGAGACGGTCAAGATCGTGTCAACTGTAAGGATTCTATCAGAAAAGTACACTGACGTG GTTCTCCTGGGGGATTTTCCAGAAGAGCATTTTGACGAGCTGGTCCCCAAGCAGATCATCAAGGCCTTTCAGGCTGATTTGTCTTACATGAGGGAAGAAATCGCAGCAAGAAATTCTCACCTGGAAGTACCCTACACCTATCTAAACCCTGCTGTGATAGAGAACAGCGTGGCCATTTag